The genomic region CTCGGGGCGGCCGGGCGCGAGCCGGCCGTGCACCTCGTCGACCAGCAGGTCGATCTCGAGCGTGCCGACCTCGACGAAGCCCTTGCGCAGGATCTTCTCCTTGTGCGCCCGGATCCCACTCAGGGTGAGGCTCACGCGGCTCGCAACGTCGCTGAAGACGCGCTCGATCAGCTCGCGCAGGAAGGTCGTGGGGACCCCGATCACGACGTCGCCCTCCGGGACCCCGGCCCGACGCGGATCGGCGTCGACCAGGGCGCGGAAGCGCTGCTCGAGGGCCGCCCCCTCGGCTTCGAGGCGCGTGAGCTCGGCCGCCCAGGCCTCGCGCTCGGCGGCCGAGGGCGTACGCGAGCAGGCGCCCGCCGCGAGCAGCGCGCAGGCGAGCGCGGCAGCGGCCCGCCTCACGGGGCGGTCTCCGGGGCCGGCTCCGGCCGGCGGTGGAGCTCGACGCCGAGCCCCTGCTCGCCGCCCTTCACGGGGCCTACGCCCGCAGCGAACACCACCCAGAGCTTGCCTCCGACCGCCAGCACGCGCTCCACCGAGATCTCGAGCGGCACCTCGAGCGCCGCGAAGCGCACGCCGCCCTCCTCGACCGCCGGAACCGGCACCGCGCGCTCCAGGGTCACCGGGACCTCGATCGGCGGGATCGCCTCCTCGAGCAGCTCGCGCCCCTTGCCGCCGAGGTACGAGATCACGCCGCGGCCCAGCACCCTCTCGAGGCCGCCCGCCTCGGCGATGTCGATGTGGTCGATCGCGACGCGCACGCGCAGGATCCCCGTCGCGGGATCGATCGCCGCCTCGCCGAGGCCGCCTTCGATGCGCAACGCCACCTGGCGCGCCGGGAAGCGCACGGGGTGGATGCGGCCCTCGATGCGCACGGCGCCGTACTTGTCGTCGAGCTCGATCGCGGCGCTCTCGAGGCGCACCACGAAGCGGTCCTCGAGCGGCTGCTCGAGCGGGAGCTGGGAGCGGAAGAGATCCTGGACGAGCGTCTCGCCGACACCGACGAAGAAGCGGTCGGTCGGGATCAGCGAGCCCTGCTCGGCGTCGGCCACCAGCTCGCGCAGGCCCCGCGCGCGACGCTCGAGCTCCGCCCGGCGCGCCTGGTAGCGGACCTCCTCCTCCGAGGGGCCGCAGGCCAGCAGCAACGCGGCGGTCGCGGCGAGCCAGCACGGGCGTCGAGCACGAGCCCTCAGGCGCGACCCTCCCGATCCTTCTCGCTTTCTAGCACGAACCCGCCCGCGCCCGGGGAGCGCCCGCCGTCGACGCCTCGGAGAGGCTGCGCATGGCCCTGCCTCCAGCCGGGCCGGCCGCATCCCAAGGCGGGGGGGCCCGGCGGGCGGGAGCCTGCCGAAGCCGGGGCCACCGGATCCTGATCGAGTTCTGAGGGAGCCCGCTCGCGGCGGGGGAGGCCGGGCCTACTCGAAGCTCACCTGGCGCAGGAGCTCGAGGTCGTCGAGGGCCTTGCCGGCGCCGAAGCAGACGGCCGTGAAGGGGTCGTCCCCCCGGATGATCGGCAGGCCGGTGCGCTCGCGCAGGACCACGTCGAGGTCGCGCAGCAGCGAGGCGCCGCCCACCAGCACGATGCCGCGGTCGACGATGTCGGCGGCCAGCTCGGGCGGCGTCTTCTCGAGCGTGATGTGCACGCTCTCGACGATCGACGAGATCGGCTCGACCAGCGCCTCGTGGATCTCGTCGCTGGTCGCCATCACGGTCTTCGGGATGCCGGCCACCAGGTCGCGGCCCTTGATCTCCATGGTCTGCGACTTGCCGTGCGGGGAGGCGGTCCCGATCTGCACCTTCACGTCCTCGGCCGTGCGCTCACCGATCAGCACGTTGTACTTGCGGCGTACGTACTGGACGATCGCCTCGTCCATCTTGTCGCCCCCGCAGCGGATCGACGACGAGGTCACGATGCCCGACAGCGAGATCACGGCAACGTCCGTCGTGCCGCCGCCGACGTCGACGACCATGTTGCCGGTCGGGGCCGTCACGTCGAGGCCGGCGCCGATGGCTGCCGCCATCGGCTCCTCCATCAAGAAGACCTCACGGGCGCCGGCCGAGAGCGCCGACTCGCGCACCGCGCGCTTCTCGACGCTGGTGATCGCCGGCGGTACGCAGATCACGATCCGCGGCCGCACGAGCTTGCTGCGGTTGTGCGCCTTGTGGATGAAGTAGCGGAGCATCGCCTCGGTGACCTCGAAGTCCGCGATGACACCGTCCTGGATCGGGCGAACCGCGCGGATCGAGCCGGGCGTGCGGCCGAGCATCGCCTTGGCCTCGCTGCCGACCGCGAGGACCCGCTCGCCGTGTCCCTTCGGGTCGCTGGCCACGGCCACCACGCTCGGCTCCGAGCACACCATCCCCTTGTGACGGGCGTAGACCAGCGTGTTGGCCGTTCCGAGGTCGATCGCGAGGTCGTTCGAGAAGGTGCCCGCCAGGATCTTGAACATGCGTCCGGTCTCCACCCCAGCGCGCCGGCCGACGGCGCGGGATCCCCATCCTCTTCGGCGACGGGCCGGGGAAGGTTGAGGTGCGCGCTCGCGGCCCGCCGGCGCCGACCTGCCTACTCGGTGCCGCTCGCGGCACCGGCGGCCGGTACCGGTGCCGCGGCGGGGGCCGGCGCCGGCGTCGTGACCGGCGCGGTCGGGGCCTGTTCGGCCAGGCGGCGCAGCGCCGCGACCCGGGCCTCCACCTCCGCGGCGGCGCCGCGCAGGGCTTCGAGATGATGCTGGCGGGCCGTGATCTCCGCGCGGGCGGCCTCCAGGGCCGCGGAGAGCGCGTGAACCTGCGCCTCCAGGCCGGCGGCACGGCGGGACGCGGCTCCCCAGCCCGCGGCCGCCACGAACGCGGCCAGCAGGGCCAGGGGCAGGAGCCATCTCCAGCGCGCCGGAGCCGGGGCCGCGCCGGGCGACGGCGGCGACCCTTCGTCGGGCCGGACGAGCCGGGGCCGCGACGGCGGAGTCGAGGCGGGCATGGCAGCGAGCCTAGCGGATGGCGGCCGGCTGCCAGGCCCGGCGCGCTCCCGGCGGCCGGCGGCCAGCGGCTGGGGCACGCTCCAGCCGGGGCGGGCCGTGAAGGAGGAACCCGGTGCAGCTCGGCATGATCGGTCTCGGGCGGATGGGCGCGAACATGGTCCGGCGGCTGCTCCGGGCGGGGCACCAGTGCGTGGTCCACGATCTCGATCCGGCGGCGGTGGCCGCGCTCGGCCGGGAGGGCGCGATCGGCGCGGACTCGCTCGCGGCCCTCGCGGCACGCCTGACACCGCCGCGGGCCGTCTGGCTCATGGTGCCGGCCGGCGTGGTCGACCGGAGCCTCGACGCGCTGGCGCCCCACCTCGGCGCCGGCGACGCGGTCGTGGACGGCGGCAACTCGCGCTGGACCGACGACCTGCGGCGGGCCGCCGCGCTCGCCGCCCGCGGCGTCCACTACCTCGACGTCGGCACGAGCGGCGGCGTCTGGGGGCTCGAGCGCGGCTACTGCCTGATGGTGGGAGGAGACGACACCGCGGTGCAGCGCCTCGCGCCGGTGTTCCGCGCGCTCGCGCCCGGGGTCGCGGCGGCCCCGCGCACGGCCGGGCGCGCCGGGCCGCCGGTGCCGGCCGAGGAAGGCTGGCTCCACTGCGGCCCCGCCGGTGCCGGCCACTTCGTGAAGATGGTCCACAACGGGATCGAGTACGGGCTGATGGCGGCGTATGCCGAAGGCTTCAACGTCCTGCGCCACGCCGGCGTCGGCCGCGACGACCGCCCGCACGACGCCGAGACCACGCCGCTCGCCCACCCCGAGCACTATCGCTACGACCTCGACCTCGCGGCGATCGCCGAGCTGTGGCGGCGCGGCAGCGTCGTCGGATCCTGGCTGCTCGACCTCGCCGCGAAGGCGCTCCACGAGCAGCCGGGGCTCGAGGGCTTCTCGGGGCGCGTCGCGGACTCCGGTGAGGGGCGCTGGACGATCGACGCGGCGATCGACCAGGGCACGCCGGCGCCGGTGCTCGCGGCGGCGCTGTTCCAGCGCTTCGCGTCGCGCGGCGAGGCCGCGTTCGCCGACCAGCTGCTCTCGGCGCTGCGCTTCCAGTTCGGCGGGCACGTCGAGAAGACCTGAGGCGCTCGCGCCGTGGCCGGCGCGGACCGGCCGCTACGACTGGATGACGAGCTTCGAGAGGCTGGTCTTGCGCAGGTTGGTCTTCTGGATCGTGCGCACCAGCTCGGCCACCTTCTCGGTGTCGGTCTCGAAGGGGTTGTTGCAGATCACCCGCACGTTGAGCAGGTTGCCGAGGCGGATGTTCGACCAGTCGAGGTCGTACTGGATCGCGTTCTGCCGGGCCAGCTTGATGAACTCGCCGCGCATCTTGGCGCGCGTGTCCGGCGGCGGCTCGGTCTTGGCCTTGATCACCTCGTCGTCGCTCAGGATCCGCTCGACGGCGCCCTTGCGCTCGAGCAGGTAGTAGAGGCCCCTGCCGATCCGGATGTCGTGGTACTGGAGGTCGAGCATGAACACGCGCGGGTCGTTCCAGCTCGTGCCCTTGCTCGCCAGATACGACTCGATCATCTGGCGCTTGATCACCCAGTCCACCTCGCGCCCGAGCTTGTCGGGGTCGCTGTCGAGGCAGTCGAGCACGTGCTGCCACTTGTGGACCGCGTCCTGGAGCTCGTCCGACACCGGATACTGCTCGAGATAGCGCCAAGCCATCTCGCAGTACTCGCGCTGGATCTCGATCGGCGAGTACTCGCGGCCGTTGTCGAGGCGCAGCTTGCGCTTGCAGGTGGTGTCGTAGGAGATGTCCTTGATCGCCTTGACAGGATTGCGGAGCGTGAAGTCCTTGTTGATGAAGTTGTCCTCGATCATCTGCAGGACCACGGCGCAGGCGCCGATCTTCACGAAGTTCGTGTACTCGCTCATGTTCGAGTCGCCCACGATCACGTGCAGGCGCCGGTACCTCTCGCGGTCGGCGTGGGGCTCGTCACGGGTGTTGATGATCGAGCGGTCGTTGGTCGTGGTGCCCGAGATCTTCTGGTAGATGTGCTGGGCGCGCTGGCTGATGCAGTAGTGCACGCCGTCCTGGGTCTGGAAGACCTTGCCCGCGCCGGTGTAGATCTGGCGCGTCACGAGGAACGGGATCAGCTGTTCGGCCAGGTAGTAGAAGTCCACGTCGCGGTCCACGAGGTAGTTCTCGTGGCAGCCGTAGCTGTTCCCGACGAAATCGGTGTTGTTCTTGAAGATCGAGAGCTTCCCGGCGATCCGCTCCTCGCGGATCTTCTCCTCCGCGTAGTCCTCGAGCTCCTCGAGGATCCGCTCGCCGGCCTTGTCGTAGACGATCAGCTGGCGCGGCGAGGCGCACTCGGGGGTCGCGTACTCGGGATGGCAGCCGGTGTCCTGGTAGAAGCGGGCGCCGTTCTCGAGGAAGACGTTCAGGAAGTGCTCGGTCGTGATCAGCTTCTCGAACAGGAAGCGGATCGCCTTCTCGACCGGCAGGGTCTTCCGCCCCTCGGGCGTGAAGATGATCCCGTACTCGGTCTCGACGCCGTAGATCCGCTTCTGCACGACGGGCCCTCGGTTCGCGCTCCTAGCCGAGAATAGCTCTCAACTCTTCGGCGCCGGCGCGGCGGAACTTGCGGCCCACGCGCTCGCGATCGAGCGTGCAGACCTCGAGGCGCTCGGGCGCGATCGGCGCCGAGCCGTTGGACGCGGCCACCAGCGCATCGCGGCCCATCCGCACCGCATCCCCGAGGGGCAGACCGGATTTGTAACGATCGCGGAGGTAGGTCTCGAGCGCGTCGACGCCGCCGCCGATCGTCGTGTAGCCGCGATGATCGGAGATGCTCCCGTCGAAGGTCACGCGGAACATCAGGCTCTCTTCGTGGCCGGCGAGGCGCGGATCGCCGACCTCGGCCACGATCACCTCCACCTCGAGCGGCTTGAGCTCGCGCGTGAAGACGTCGCCGATCGCCTGGGAGTAGGCGTTGGCGAGCGCCTTGCCACGCACGTCCTCGCGGCTGTAGGCGTAGCCGCGCACGTCGGCGAAGCGCACGCCGATCTTCCGGAGCTGGTCGAACTCGCTGAACTTGCCGACGCCGGCGAAGGCGATCCGGTCGTAGATCTCGCCGATCTTCGACAGCCGCGACGGGTTCTCGGCGACCAGCACGATGCCCTTGTCGTACTCGAGGGCGACGATGGACTTGCCGCGAGCGATGCCCTTGCGGGCATACTCGGCCTTGTCCTGCATGAGCTGTTCGGGGGAGACGTAGAAGGGCATCGACATCGCTGGCTAGGCTCCCGCCCGGGTGCGCGCCACCACCACCTGCTCGCGATAGACGCGCTCGATCGTCTCGCGTCCCACTTCCTCGACGCCCGTCGCCGTGCACAGGCACACCAGCGGGAAGATCCCGCGGCCGAGGTCGACGCCGCCGGTGGCGCGATCCTCGTCGGCGGCGTCGGCGAGCGCCTGGACCGCGATGCGCAGCGCCTCCTCGCGCGCGAGGCCGGGCTGCCAGGCCTTCTTCACCGACTCGCGCGCGTAGAGCCCGCCCGAGCCGGAGGCGTCGTACTCGGTCTCCTCGTAGCGCCCGCCGGTCACGTCGTACTTCCACAGGCGGCCGATCCGGCGGCGCGGGTCGTAGCCGGCGAAGAGCGGCACCACCACCAGGCCCTGCATCGCCGCCGGGAGGTTCGCGCGCACCATCTGGGAGAGCTTGTTCGCCTTGCCCTCGAGCTCGAGCGGCTCGCCCTCGATCTTCTCGTAGTGCTCGAGCTCGATGCGCAGCATGCGCGCCATCTCGATCGCGGGCCCGGCGGCGCCGGCGATCGCGATGAGCGAGTGCGAGTCGGTCGGGAAGACCTTCTGCAGGTCGCGCGCCGCGACGCGGTGCCCCTCGGTCGCGAGCCGGTCGCCCGCCACGACGACGCCGTCCGCGAAGCGGAAGGCGAGCACCGTCGTACCGTGCGGCACCGACGCGAGCGCGGCGCCGGCATCGCTGCCGGCCAGGCGCGGCGCAGGCCGCAGCTCCGGATGTTCGGTCTCGAGCAGCTCGAAGAAGCTCGAGCCCTGGTACCTGCCTCGGATGAGCACCCCCCGTGCCTCCGCGGCGCGTGCGATTCCGTTACTGGCCGCCGCGCTGTACGTAGTTCTTGACGAACTCCTCGGCGTTCTCCTCGAGGACCTCGTCGATCTCGTCGATCAGGGCGTCCATCTCCTCCTTCAGCTCCTCGCCCTTCTTGGCGAGCTTCTGGCCGCCCTTGCCCGCGCCCTTGTCCTCGCCGCCGCCGTCACCGCCGCCCTTCTTCTGCTGCTGCTGGGACTCGGCCGCCGAGACGAAGCGCAGGCGCCGCGAATCCTCGCGCTGCGGGAGGGAGGTCTCGAGGATCTTCATCGCGTTCTCCAGGCCGAGGCCGCCGCCCGGGCGGCGGCGCTCAGCTCTTCAGATTCTTCACGAGCTCGGCGGCGCTCGGCGACGACCGGAACAGGTCGTCCACGTGGCGCTTCGAGCCCTTCAGCGGCTCGGCCATCAACACGCGCTTGATCGGCTCGTCGCCGATGCCGAACGAGATCGAGTCCCAGTTCACGCCGAACACCTCGGCGCCGTAGCGGCGCAGGCAGCTCCCGCGGAAGTACGCCCGGGTGTCCTCCGGAGGGTGGTGCACGGCCCGCTCGATCTCCTCGTCCGTCACCACCCGCTGGATCTTGCCCTGGCGCTCGAGAAGATAGTACAGGCCCTTGTCGGGTCGCAGGTCGTGGTACTGGAGGTCCAGCATGTGGACCTGCGGCGAGCTCCAGTCGGCGCCCTTGCGGGCCATGAAGCCTTCGACCAGTGCCTTCTTCGCCACCCAGTCGAGCTGGTCCGCCAGCTCCATCGGATCGCGGGCGAGCG from Deltaproteobacteria bacterium harbors:
- the prcA gene encoding proteasome subunit alpha, with amino-acid sequence MSMPFYVSPEQLMQDKAEYARKGIARGKSIVALEYDKGIVLVAENPSRLSKIGEIYDRIAFAGVGKFSEFDQLRKIGVRFADVRGYAYSREDVRGKALANAYSQAIGDVFTRELKPLEVEVIVAEVGDPRLAGHEESLMFRVTFDGSISDHRGYTTIGGGVDALETYLRDRYKSGLPLGDAVRMGRDALVAASNGSAPIAPERLEVCTLDRERVGRKFRRAGAEELRAILG
- a CDS encoding rod shape-determining protein gives rise to the protein MFKILAGTFSNDLAIDLGTANTLVYARHKGMVCSEPSVVAVASDPKGHGERVLAVGSEAKAMLGRTPGSIRAVRPIQDGVIADFEVTEAMLRYFIHKAHNRSKLVRPRIVICVPPAITSVEKRAVRESALSAGAREVFLMEEPMAAAIGAGLDVTAPTGNMVVDVGGGTTDVAVISLSGIVTSSSIRCGGDKMDEAIVQYVRRKYNVLIGERTAEDVKVQIGTASPHGKSQTMEIKGRDLVAGIPKTVMATSDEIHEALVEPISSIVESVHITLEKTPPELAADIVDRGIVLVGGASLLRDLDVVLRERTGLPIIRGDDPFTAVCFGAGKALDDLELLRQVSFE
- a CDS encoding proteasome accessory factor PafA2 family protein yields the protein MQKRIYGVETEYGIIFTPEGRKTLPVEKAIRFLFEKLITTEHFLNVFLENGARFYQDTGCHPEYATPECASPRQLIVYDKAGERILEELEDYAEEKIREERIAGKLSIFKNNTDFVGNSYGCHENYLVDRDVDFYYLAEQLIPFLVTRQIYTGAGKVFQTQDGVHYCISQRAQHIYQKISGTTTNDRSIINTRDEPHADRERYRRLHVIVGDSNMSEYTNFVKIGACAVVLQMIEDNFINKDFTLRNPVKAIKDISYDTTCKRKLRLDNGREYSPIEIQREYCEMAWRYLEQYPVSDELQDAVHKWQHVLDCLDSDPDKLGREVDWVIKRQMIESYLASKGTSWNDPRVFMLDLQYHDIRIGRGLYYLLERKGAVERILSDDEVIKAKTEPPPDTRAKMRGEFIKLARQNAIQYDLDWSNIRLGNLLNVRVICNNPFETDTEKVAELVRTIQKTNLRKTSLSKLVIQS
- a CDS encoding ubiquitin-like protein Pup, encoding MRFVSAAESQQQQKKGGGDGGGEDKGAGKGGQKLAKKGEELKEEMDALIDEIDEVLEENAEEFVKNYVQRGGQ
- the gnd gene encoding decarboxylating 6-phosphogluconate dehydrogenase, whose protein sequence is MQLGMIGLGRMGANMVRRLLRAGHQCVVHDLDPAAVAALGREGAIGADSLAALAARLTPPRAVWLMVPAGVVDRSLDALAPHLGAGDAVVDGGNSRWTDDLRRAAALAARGVHYLDVGTSGGVWGLERGYCLMVGGDDTAVQRLAPVFRALAPGVAAAPRTAGRAGPPVPAEEGWLHCGPAGAGHFVKMVHNGIEYGLMAAYAEGFNVLRHAGVGRDDRPHDAETTPLAHPEHYRYDLDLAAIAELWRRGSVVGSWLLDLAAKALHEQPGLEGFSGRVADSGEGRWTIDAAIDQGTPAPVLAAALFQRFASRGEAAFADQLLSALRFQFGGHVEKT
- the prcB gene encoding proteasome subunit beta, with amino-acid sequence MLIRGRYQGSSFFELLETEHPELRPAPRLAGSDAGAALASVPHGTTVLAFRFADGVVVAGDRLATEGHRVAARDLQKVFPTDSHSLIAIAGAAGPAIEMARMLRIELEHYEKIEGEPLELEGKANKLSQMVRANLPAAMQGLVVVPLFAGYDPRRRIGRLWKYDVTGGRYEETEYDASGSGGLYARESVKKAWQPGLAREEALRIAVQALADAADEDRATGGVDLGRGIFPLVCLCTATGVEEVGRETIERVYREQVVVARTRAGA